The Blochmannia endosymbiont of Colobopsis nipponica genome has a segment encoding these proteins:
- the rplP gene encoding 50S ribosomal protein L16 translates to MLQPKRTKFQKMHKGRNRGVAVGISVDFGDFGLKAISHGRLTSNQIEAARRAMTRAVKRQGKIWIRIFPDKPITKKPLEVRMGKGKGNVEYWVALVQPGRVLYEMSGVPEDLVRMAFKLASSKLPVKTVIVTKVG, encoded by the coding sequence ATGTTACAACCGAAACGCACAAAGTTTCAAAAAATGCACAAGGGTAGAAATCGTGGTGTAGCAGTTGGTATTTCTGTTGATTTTGGTGATTTTGGCTTAAAGGCTATTAGCCATGGTCGATTAACTTCTAATCAGATAGAAGCAGCGAGGCGTGCCATGACTCGCGCAGTGAAGCGTCAGGGAAAAATCTGGATTCGAATTTTTCCAGATAAGCCAATTACTAAAAAACCATTAGAAGTTCGTATGGGGAAGGGTAAAGGTAATGTGGAATATTGGGTAGCTTTAGTACAACCTGGCAGGGTTTTATATGAAATGTCCGGTGTTCCTGAGGATTTAGTGAGGATGGCTTTTAAGTTGGCATCTTCAAAATTACCTGTTAAGACTGTTATTGTTACAAAAGTTGGTTAA
- the rpsQ gene encoding 30S ribosomal protein S17 codes for MSNRINILHGRVISDKMEKSVVVSIERFIKHPIYRKFIRRTTKLHVHDENNDSRIGDIIKIKECRPISKTKSWILVSIVKKTVF; via the coding sequence ATGTCTAATAGAATTAATATTTTGCATGGTCGTGTAATTAGTGATAAAATGGAAAAATCAGTTGTCGTATCGATAGAAAGGTTTATTAAACATCCTATTTATAGGAAATTTATAAGACGTACAACGAAATTGCATGTGCATGATGAAAATAATGATAGTCGTATTGGAGATATTATTAAAATTAAAGAGTGTCGTCCGATTTCTAAAACTAAGTCTTGGATTTTAGTTTCGATCGTTAAGAAGACTGTTTTTTAA
- the rpmC gene encoding 50S ribosomal protein L29, giving the protein MKLRKLHKKNVEELNFDLLNLLHTQINVRMQIRMGQVNQTHLLKEIRRNIARIKTYLSNKTRSYDV; this is encoded by the coding sequence ATGAAGTTACGAAAATTACATAAGAAAAATGTTGAAGAATTGAATTTTGATTTATTAAACCTTTTACATACACAAATAAATGTTCGTATGCAAATAAGAATGGGTCAAGTCAATCAAACTCATTTATTAAAAGAGATACGTCGTAATATTGCTCGAATTAAAACTTATTTATCTAATAAAACTAGGTCTTATGATGTCTAA
- the rplN gene encoding 50S ribosomal protein L14 gives MIQEQSILSVADNSGARFVMCIKVLGGSRRRYAAIGDIIKVAIKDAMPRGKVKKGDIVKAVVVRTKKGVRRSDGSLIRFDTNSCVLLNDVNEQPIGTRVFGPVTRELRNEKFMKIVSLAPEVL, from the coding sequence ATGATTCAAGAACAAAGTATATTAAGCGTAGCTGATAATTCTGGGGCTCGTTTCGTAATGTGTATTAAAGTGCTTGGTGGTTCTCGTCGTCGATATGCGGCTATTGGTGATATAATTAAAGTAGCTATTAAGGATGCGATGCCTCGAGGTAAAGTTAAAAAGGGTGATATTGTGAAAGCTGTAGTAGTACGTACTAAGAAAGGTGTGCGTCGTTCAGATGGTTCTTTGATAAGGTTTGATACTAATTCTTGTGTTTTGCTTAATGATGTTAATGAACAGCCTATTGGTACTCGTGTTTTTGGCCCTGTTACTAGAGAGTTGCGTAATGAAAAATTTATGAAGATTGTTTCTTTAGCGCCAGAAGTTCTTTAA
- the rpsN gene encoding 30S ribosomal protein S14: MTKQSVVARELKRAALVSKFFNQRTKLKSIISNSKVSHAKRWQAILRLQKLPRDSSPSRRRNRCSLTGRPHAFLRKFGLSRIKLREAAMRGEIPGLRKASW; this comes from the coding sequence GTGACAAAACAGTCAGTAGTGGCTCGTGAATTGAAACGAGCTGCATTAGTTAGTAAGTTTTTTAATCAACGTACTAAATTGAAGTCTATTATTTCTAATAGTAAGGTTTCGCATGCTAAAAGATGGCAAGCAATTTTACGATTACAGAAATTGCCGCGTGATTCTAGTCCGTCTCGTCGTCGTAATCGATGTAGCTTAACAGGTAGGCCTCATGCTTTTTTAAGAAAGTTTGGTTTAAGTCGTATTAAATTGCGAGAAGCTGCTATGCGGGGTGAAATACCGGGTTTAAGAAAGGCAAGTTGGTAA
- the rplF gene encoding 50S ribosomal protein L6, which translates to MSRATKLLVLIPEGVITKINGKSIKVCGNYGELSQIMHDYVNVHRCDKSLILSTYCNQAKYRALAGTMCSLLRNMMIGVSQQFIKRLQLVGIGYRVIINDKVIILSVGFSHSINYELPAGISVECSGQTEIILKGIDKQLVGQVSADLRSLRPPEPFKGKGIRYVDEFVYIKETKKR; encoded by the coding sequence ATGTCTCGTGCTACTAAATTATTAGTTCTTATTCCTGAAGGTGTAATTACAAAAATTAATGGTAAATCTATTAAGGTTTGTGGTAATTATGGGGAATTAAGTCAAATTATGCATGATTATGTAAATGTGCATCGATGTGATAAAAGTCTCATTCTTTCTACGTATTGCAATCAAGCTAAATATAGAGCGTTGGCAGGTACCATGTGTTCGTTATTGAGAAATATGATGATTGGTGTTAGTCAACAATTTATTAAAAGGTTACAATTAGTAGGTATAGGTTATCGAGTTATAATTAATGACAAAGTAATTATTTTATCAGTAGGTTTTTCTCATTCTATTAATTATGAATTACCAGCAGGTATCAGCGTGGAATGTTCAGGTCAAACTGAAATTATATTAAAAGGTATTGATAAACAACTTGTTGGTCAGGTATCAGCCGATTTACGTTCGTTACGCCCTCCAGAACCTTTTAAAGGAAAGGGTATTCGTTATGTAGATGAGTTTGTATATATTAAAGAAACTAAAAAAAGATAG
- the rpsE gene encoding 30S ribosomal protein S5 gives MDYLFTEKQVSELREKLITVNRVSKTVKGGRVFSFTALTVVGDNNGRVGFGYGKAREVPSAIQKSMEKARRSMISIILKNGTLQHVIEGTYTGSYVFIKPASEGTGIIAGGAIRAILEVAGVHNVLAKTYGSTNPINVVRATMNALLNMKSPEIIAAKRGKSIEEIIRYN, from the coding sequence ATGGATTATTTATTTACTGAAAAGCAAGTTAGTGAGTTGCGAGAGAAATTAATTACTGTAAATCGTGTATCTAAAACTGTAAAAGGCGGTCGTGTTTTTAGCTTTACAGCATTGACTGTTGTTGGCGATAATAATGGGCGTGTAGGATTTGGTTATGGCAAAGCACGTGAAGTCCCATCAGCTATCCAAAAGTCTATGGAAAAAGCTCGCCGTAGTATGATTAGTATTATATTAAAGAATGGTACTTTGCAGCATGTCATCGAAGGTACGTATACCGGTTCTTACGTATTTATTAAGCCGGCTTCTGAAGGTACTGGGATTATAGCTGGAGGCGCGATACGTGCTATTTTGGAGGTAGCTGGTGTTCATAATGTTTTGGCCAAAACTTATGGTTCTACTAATCCTATTAACGTAGTTCGAGCAACAATGAATGCTCTTCTTAATATGAAATCTCCTGAGATTATCGCTGCTAAACGTGGTAAATCTATTGAAGAAATTATTAGATATAATTAG
- the rplR gene encoding 50S ribosomal protein L18 produces MNIKKISRMRRATSLRKKFRELKACRLVVHRTSRHIYAQVIDCASFTLVSASTLEDCIAKQLKITSNKNAASLVGKVIAKRAMEKGITKLSFDRSGFKYHGRVQALAEAARKVGLCF; encoded by the coding sequence ATGAATATTAAGAAAATATCTCGTATGCGTAGGGCGACGAGTTTAAGGAAAAAATTTCGTGAGTTAAAAGCTTGTCGTTTGGTCGTACATCGTACTTCGAGGCATATCTATGCTCAAGTAATAGATTGTGCTTCTTTTACGTTGGTTTCAGCTTCTACGTTAGAAGATTGTATTGCAAAACAATTAAAAATTACTAGCAATAAGAATGCAGCTTCTTTAGTAGGCAAGGTTATTGCAAAGCGTGCAATGGAAAAAGGTATCACAAAATTATCTTTTGACAGATCTGGATTTAAATATCATGGTCGTGTTCAAGCTTTAGCGGAAGCTGCGCGAAAAGTGGGTTTATGTTTTTAA
- the rpsH gene encoding 30S ribosomal protein S8, whose product MSMQDPISDMLSCIRNGQSSSKNSISTPFSKMKGSIADLLVKEGYIVKYNVINNTKPILVLTLKYFQDKPVIEFIRRVSRPGLRVYKKKHDIPEVMSGMGIVIISTSQGVITDKMARRFGIGGEIICYVA is encoded by the coding sequence ATGAGTATGCAAGATCCAATTTCGGATATGTTGAGTTGTATCCGTAATGGTCAATCTTCAAGTAAAAACTCAATATCTACTCCTTTTTCTAAAATGAAGGGGTCTATTGCTGACTTATTAGTTAAGGAAGGTTATATTGTAAAATATAATGTAATAAATAATACTAAGCCAATATTGGTATTAACTTTAAAATATTTTCAAGATAAACCTGTTATTGAGTTCATTCGTCGTGTTAGTCGCCCAGGATTGCGTGTTTACAAAAAGAAACATGATATACCAGAAGTAATGTCAGGAATGGGTATTGTTATTATTTCCACATCTCAAGGAGTAATTACAGATAAGATGGCTCGTCGATTTGGTATTGGTGGTGAAATAATTTGTTATGTAGCTTGA
- the rplE gene encoding 50S ribosomal protein L5, which produces MSDLYDFYRDVVVPRLMRDFDYRSVMEVPKIRKITLNMGLGILGTDKKKLENAMMDLAAISGQKPFITKAKKSIASFKIRQGFSIGCKVTLRDVRMWDFLKKLIFVAIPRIRDFRGLSNKSFDRYGNYNFGIREQIVFPEIDYNKVDRTCGVDIAITTTAKSNSEGYALLAAFQFPFRK; this is translated from the coding sequence ATGTCGGATTTATATGATTTTTATAGAGACGTGGTAGTTCCTCGATTAATGCGTGACTTTGATTATCGATCTGTTATGGAAGTACCTAAGATTAGAAAAATTACCTTAAATATGGGTTTAGGTATATTAGGAACAGATAAAAAAAAATTAGAAAATGCTATGATGGATTTAGCTGCAATTTCAGGACAAAAACCTTTTATTACCAAAGCAAAAAAGTCAATTGCTAGTTTTAAGATTCGTCAAGGTTTTTCTATTGGTTGTAAAGTTACATTACGTGATGTACGTATGTGGGATTTTTTAAAAAAATTAATTTTTGTCGCTATACCTCGTATTAGGGATTTTCGTGGTTTGTCTAATAAATCGTTTGATAGGTATGGTAATTATAATTTTGGCATACGTGAACAGATTGTTTTTCCAGAAATTGATTATAATAAGGTCGATAGGACTTGTGGTGTAGATATAGCAATTACTACCACCGCAAAATCTAATAGTGAGGGTTATGCTTTATTAGCTGCTTTTCAGTTTCCATTTAGAAAATAA
- the rplX gene encoding 50S ribosomal protein L24: MSAKIRCGDEVIVLKGANKGKHGKVKFILASGRVFIEGLNLVKKHQKSVPAMKKLGGIFEKESPIDISNIAIFNVTCGRLDKVVFKIKDGKKVRVFKSSGENV, from the coding sequence ATGTCAGCAAAAATTCGTTGTGGCGATGAAGTTATTGTATTAAAGGGAGCGAATAAAGGCAAGCATGGTAAAGTCAAGTTTATTTTAGCTTCTGGCAGGGTTTTTATTGAAGGTTTGAACTTGGTAAAAAAACATCAGAAGTCAGTACCAGCAATGAAAAAGCTTGGTGGTATCTTTGAGAAAGAGTCGCCTATTGATATTTCTAATATTGCTATATTTAATGTTACATGTGGTAGATTAGATAAGGTGGTTTTTAAGATTAAAGATGGCAAAAAGGTTCGTGTTTTTAAATCTAGTGGAGAGAATGTTTAA